The following proteins are encoded in a genomic region of Mustela erminea isolate mMusErm1 chromosome 3, mMusErm1.Pri, whole genome shotgun sequence:
- the STING1 gene encoding stimulator of interferon genes protein isoform X1, translating into MSHSSLHPSIPRPRGTRARKAAFVLLTVCLAVLWVLGEPPEHILRWLVLHLASLQLGLLFKGVCHLTEEMCHLHSRYQGSYWRAMRACLGCPIRCGALLLLSCYFYGSLPNTAGLPFTWMLALLGLSEALNILLELQGLAPAEVSAVCEKKNFNVAHGLAWSYYIGYLRLILPGLPARIRMYNLQHANMLQGLGSHRLHILFPLDCGVPDDLSVADPNIRFLYELPKQSADRAGIKGRVYTNSVYELLENGQPVGICVLEYATPLQTLFAMSQDGRAGFSREDRLEQAKLFCRILEDILADAPESQNNCRLIVYQEPAEGSSFSLSQEILRHLRQEEKEVTMGGPDTSIAPNSSTLSQEPKLLISGLEQPLPLRTDLF; encoded by the exons ATGTCCCATTCTAGCCTGCACCCATCCATCCCACGGCCTAGGGGGACCAGAGCCCGGAAGGCAGCCTTCGTTCTGTTGACTGTCTGCCTGGCAGTCCTTTGGGTTCTGGGAGAGCCACCAGAACACATTCTCCGATGGCTGGTGCTCCACCTGGCCTCCCTGCAGCTGGGACTGCTCTTCAAGGGGGTCTGTCATCTGACTGAGGAGATGTGCCACCTCCACTCCAG GTACCAGGGCAGCTACTGGAGGGCTATGCGGGCTTGCCTGGGCTGCCCCATTCGTTGTGGGGCTCTGCTGCTGCTGTCCTGCTATTTCTATGGCTCCCTCCCAAACACAGCTGGCCTGCCCTTCACCTGGATGCTTGCCCTCCTGGGCCTCTCAGAGGCACTGAACATCCTCCTAGAGCTCCAG GGCCTAGCCCCGGCTGAGGTCTCTGCAGTCTGTGAGAAAAAGAACTTCAACGTGGCCCACGGGCTTGCATGGTCATATTACATTGGGTACCTGCGACTGATCTTGCCAG GGCTCCCAGCCCGGATACGCATGTACAATCTACAGCACGCCAACATGCTCCAGGGCTTGGGGAGCCATCGACTACACATCCTCTTCCCTCTGGACTGTGGGGTTCCTGACGACTTGAGTGTGGCCGACCCCAACATTCGCTTCCTATATGAGCTGCCGAAGCAAAGTGCTGACCGTGCTGGCATCAAGGGCCGGGTTTACACCAACAGCGTCTATGAGCTTCTGGAAAATGGGCAACCG GTGGGCATCTGTGTCCTGGAGTATGCCACCCCCTTGCAGACCCTTTTCGCCATGTCACAGGATGGCCGAGCTGGCTTTAGCCGGGAGGATCGGCTTGAGCAGGCCAAACTCTTCTGCCGAATACTTGAAGACATCCTGGCAGATGCCCCTGAATCACAGAACAACTGCCGCCTTATCGTCTACCAGG AACCTGCAGAGGGAAGCAGCTTCTCCCTGTCACAGGAGATTCTCCGGCACTTGCggcaggaggaaaaggaggtCACTATGGGTGGCCCGGACACCTCGATTGCACCCAATTCCTCCACGCTGTCCCAGGAGCCCAAGCTCCTCATCAGTGGCTTGGAACAGCCTCTCCCACTCCGCACGGATTTATTCTGA
- the STING1 gene encoding stimulator of interferon genes protein isoform X2, whose protein sequence is MLALLGLSEALNILLELQGLAPAEVSAVCEKKNFNVAHGLAWSYYIGYLRLILPGLPARIRMYNLQHANMLQGLGSHRLHILFPLDCGVPDDLSVADPNIRFLYELPKQSADRAGIKGRVYTNSVYELLENGQPVGICVLEYATPLQTLFAMSQDGRAGFSREDRLEQAKLFCRILEDILADAPESQNNCRLIVYQEPAEGSSFSLSQEILRHLRQEEKEVTMGGPDTSIAPNSSTLSQEPKLLISGLEQPLPLRTDLF, encoded by the exons ATGCTTGCCCTCCTGGGCCTCTCAGAGGCACTGAACATCCTCCTAGAGCTCCAG GGCCTAGCCCCGGCTGAGGTCTCTGCAGTCTGTGAGAAAAAGAACTTCAACGTGGCCCACGGGCTTGCATGGTCATATTACATTGGGTACCTGCGACTGATCTTGCCAG GGCTCCCAGCCCGGATACGCATGTACAATCTACAGCACGCCAACATGCTCCAGGGCTTGGGGAGCCATCGACTACACATCCTCTTCCCTCTGGACTGTGGGGTTCCTGACGACTTGAGTGTGGCCGACCCCAACATTCGCTTCCTATATGAGCTGCCGAAGCAAAGTGCTGACCGTGCTGGCATCAAGGGCCGGGTTTACACCAACAGCGTCTATGAGCTTCTGGAAAATGGGCAACCG GTGGGCATCTGTGTCCTGGAGTATGCCACCCCCTTGCAGACCCTTTTCGCCATGTCACAGGATGGCCGAGCTGGCTTTAGCCGGGAGGATCGGCTTGAGCAGGCCAAACTCTTCTGCCGAATACTTGAAGACATCCTGGCAGATGCCCCTGAATCACAGAACAACTGCCGCCTTATCGTCTACCAGG AACCTGCAGAGGGAAGCAGCTTCTCCCTGTCACAGGAGATTCTCCGGCACTTGCggcaggaggaaaaggaggtCACTATGGGTGGCCCGGACACCTCGATTGCACCCAATTCCTCCACGCTGTCCCAGGAGCCCAAGCTCCTCATCAGTGGCTTGGAACAGCCTCTCCCACTCCGCACGGATTTATTCTGA